The Methanobrevibacter sp. sequence AAATTAAAATTTAAAAAATTAATGAAAATTATTTGTTATTTGATAATATGTAATCAATAACCCTTTCTTTCTTCTTGATGGAATTATCAGCTGCCTTTTGAACCTTGTCCTTCATGATTTCAAAGTCTTCAGGAGTGGTATCCCCAACCAATTTCTTGATTTTGGTATATGCAGCTTCCCTAAATAGAGGCACTAGCTTTTCTACTGATCCATCTTCCTTAACGAGTCTTGGAGTGCCTTCATCATCCACCTTACCAATTTCTGTAATGTATACTCCAACATCGGAAACTACCTTTTTAACATCCTCGGCAATTTCAGGAGGGACTATAAGCATAAGGGAATCAGTGGAAACACCAAGAGGGTCAATGTCTAAGTCTTCCAACATCTTAAGCACATTTGGAGCAACAGTAGACTTAATCTTGTCATGATAGAACTCCAATCCTACACCAGTGGTTTCACAAATCTCATGAGCATCTCCACGGAGCCCACCGTTTGTCACATCAGTCATCGCATGGACATCCTTGACAAGGTCTGCTTCAAACAATGCTTTGGAAGCCTTTACAAAACTGATGTTCATTGTGTCCCATACAACATCAAAGTAACCGTTATAAAGTGCGGTTGTAGTTATTGTTCCTCCACCGGCACCTTCAGTCTGTAAGATAATGTCCCCAACGCTTGCTCCTTTTCTTGCAGTTGGAGGGTATTGTGAAACACCTACGCTTCCAACACAGCTTACCAATCTGTCACCGAGAACCATGTCTCCACCTACACGCAATGTGCTTCCTGCAACAAGAGGAACGTCAATGAGCTCAGAGACTGCACAGACACCTGCAGTATAGTCAAAGAGCTTGCCGATATCACCATCATCGGCAAGGTGCAAGTCGCTTAGGATAGCCACTGGATCTGCTCCCATTACACAGACATCTCTTAAGGTTGCACGGGTTACATGGAATCCTCCTAAAAATGGATATTCACTTAGTCTTGAGTGGATACCATCTACAGCAGTGGTTATGTAAACATTGTCTCCAGGGGCAGGAACCTTTACCACTCCACCGTCATCCTGAGCATTAGGGTCGACTACAGATTCAGTGTTTGTACTTTTGACGATTTCTGCAATCTTTCTGTGTACAAAGAAGTCACCTGCACCACGGGAACCTACACCCATCTTTCCCATGCCGACATTAGCCTTTGGCACAGTGATGATGTCCCTCAAGAACTCATCTTCAGTGTTGTTAAGCTCCATGGTTATCTTGACTTCATCAATGACGCTTTCGGCCATCAATATGGAATGTTCCTCTGAAACATCCTTGAATTCTCTTATTCTTTCTGCAAGGATTGACTTAAGCTCATCTTCATCTTCACCTTTGGTAAGTCTTCCTCTTACAAAACCTTCTATATCCATTTTTACACCATTTTAGATAATATTTAATTTAATTAATGATTTTAATATAAAACAATTTTTAATTATGAATTGAAATTAACAAAATTTATGCATTCATTCGGGCAAGCTGCAACACAGACCTTACAGTCTCTGCAAATGTAATCCTCCTTTAGTGATGATTTGCCATCAACAATGAGAAAGCTGTTGTTTGGACAGACTGAAACGCATCTCTGGCAAGCTTTGCAATTCTCTCTATTGATTTCAATATGAGACTCTGCTGCATTATTTTCTTTCTTTTTTTCTTCAGATTTATCTCTCTTAAAAAATGAAAATATTCCCATAAACTTACTTTATCAAAACAAATTAATAAGTTTTTATTTATGAATTTAAAATTTAAAAAAAAAGTAAAAAAATAGTGTAAAAATTAAATAAAAAATAAAAATATAGAAAAAATTAAAAATCCAATTCAGATTGATAGATTATTTATTTCTTACACTTGTAAATAAAGTATCCGCTTATGATTGCTGTACCGATTACAGAAATCATATTAGCTATATTTGAATCCAATCCAAGTCCTTCAGGGGCTTGCAGAATATAAGCTATAGCAATTGCTGTACAAAGAATAGCTGGAGCAAATGTAATGATGAAATGCTTCCTATTATCCATCAGATAAACAGTGGCTGACAATAAGACTGCAACTGCTGTAATGAGTTGTGCCCAAGCGAAATATCTCCAAATCAATGTAAAGTCTACAAAGGTTATTAGGAATGATAATATGAATAAAGGCAATGCTATTTGAAGTCTTGAAGTAAATCTCTTTTGATTCAATTTAAATTCATCTGCAATTGTTATTCTCGCACTACGAAGAGCGGTATCCCCAGTGGTAATCGGACAGATCACTACACCTATCACTGCAAAAATAAGCCCAATAGGTCCAACTAAAGTTTGAGCCATTTCACTAACACCAACTCCTGGTGTAGCACCATATATTGTCGCCAATTGAGGTTGCCCATGGAAGAAAGACATAGCAATAGCTGCCCAAATCAAAGCAAGGATTCCTTCTACAACCATAGCACCGTAGAATACTAAACGCATATCCTTTTCATTTTCCATACATCTTGCAACAATAGGTGATTGGGATGAATGGAACCCAGAAATTGCACCACACGCAATGGTTACAAACAAGTAAGGGAATATTGATTTTGTAGTTAAATAAAGTCCACCGGTTGTAAATTCAGGAATTGTGTAATTTGGATTGAATAGCAATGCAACAATAAGAACAATAGCCATTATTAAAAACAAGAATCCAAAAATCGGATAGATTTTTCCAATGATCTTATCAACTGGGAATAATGTAGCTATTAGGAAATATGCAAAAATAACGATTAACCAAATGAATGTGTCAACATGAGTTAAGTTTGAAAGTAGATCTGCAGAACCTGTTGCAAATACAGCTGCCACAAGAATGCCAGTGACGATTATTACAAAAGCAATGAATTTACGAACTGTCTCTCCCAAATATTCGCTGATAATTGCTGGCATGGAAAAACCATCTTTTCTAACAGACATAACCCCTGAGAAGAAGTCATGAACTCCACCTACAAAAATGGTTCCGAGTACAATCCATAAAAAAGCAGCGGGGCCGAATAAAGCACCTTGAATGGCTCCAAATATAGGACCTAAACCTGCAATATTCAGAAAATGGATTAGCAATAGCTTATACTTGTTCATAGGAACATAATCCACCCCATTATTTAATCTGTAAGCAGGTGTCTCGGCGGTTTCATCCACTCCAACAATATGTTCTAAAAAATGACCATATATTACATAAGATAAAATTAATGCAAATAAACAAATAAAAAATGAAATCATAATAATATTTTTTTTAAGAGAATATTTAAATAATTATTGATAAAATCAGCGAAAAGATAAAATAAAAAATAAAAAAAGAAAAAATAGTTTAAAATTATTTAAACTATTTAAGAGCTTCCTCTACAGCAACTGCCACAGCAACTGTCGCACCTACCATAGGGTTGTTACCCATACCTATGAGTCCCATCATTTCCACGTGGGCAGGTACAGAACTTGAACCGGCAAATTGAGCATCTGAATGCATTCTTCCTAAAGTGTCTGTCATACCATAGGAAGCAGGACCTGCTGCCATATTGTCTGGGTGCAAGGTTCTTCCGGTTCCTCCACCTGAAGCAACAGAGAAGTATTTCTTGCCTTCAAGGACACATTCCTTCTTATATGTTCCAGCTACAGGGTGTTGGAATCTTGTAGGATTGGTTGAGTTACCTGTAATTGAAACATCAACACCTTCAAGGTGCATGATAGCTACACCTTCCCTTACATCATCGGCACCGTAGCATCTTACTTTTGCTCTTTCACCATCGGAATATGCTTTTTCTCTAACTACCTTAACTTCTCCTGTAAAGTAGTCGAATTCAGTTTGAACATAAGTAAAACCATTGATTCTTGAAATGATGAGTGCCGCATCTTTACCTAAACCATTCAAGATGACTCTTAAAGGTTCCTTTCTGACCTTGTTTGCAGAGTTTGCAATACCGATTGCACCTTCTGCTGCAGCAAAGCTTTCGTGACCTGCCAAGAATGCAAAGCACTCTGTTTCATCACTTAATAACATTGAAGCGAGGTTACCGTGACCAAGACCTACCTTTCTGTCATCTGCCACACTTCCTGGAATGCAGAATGCCTGCAATGCCTCACCGATTGCAGTTGCAGCCTCACTTGCCTTTTTGCAGTCCTTTTTAATAGCTATTGCAGCTCCAAGAGTGTATGCCCAGCAAGCATTTTCAAAGCATATTGGCTGTACACTTTTTACAATATCATATGGATTGAAACCTTTCTCCAAACAAATGTCTCTTGCTTCTTCAAGGTCTTTCATGCCATACTTTTCTAAAACAGGAACAATTTGATCTATTCTTCTTTCATAACTTTCAAATAAACTCATAATTATTCCTCCTATTCCTTCCTTGGGTCAATCTTCTTTACAGCATCTTCAAATCTGCCGTATTGACCGCTTGCCTTTTCAATAGCTTCCATTGGCTCTACACCCTCTTTTATAAGGTCAAGCATTACACCCATATTGATGTACTTGTATCCGATGATCTCATCATCCTCATCAAGACCTATTTCAGTGATGTAGCCTTCTGTAAGTTCCAAGTACCTTGGACCTTTCACTTTTGTAGAATAGATTGTTCCAACTTGGGACCTATGACCTTTTCCTAAGTCTTCAAGTCCAGCTCCAATCGGGAGTCCTCCTTCTGAGAATGCAGATTGGGTTCTTCCGTAAACAATTTGCAAGAACAGTTCACGCATGGCTGTGTTGATTGCATCACAGACAAGGTCTGTATTCAATGCCTCAAGGATTGTCTTGCCGACAAGAATTTCACCAGCCATAGCTGCAGAATGAGTCATACCTGAACATCCAAGGGTTTCCACCAATGCCTCTTCGATGATTCCTTCCTTAACGTTTAAAGTCAATTTGCAGCATCCTTGTTGAGGCGCACACCATCCGATACCATGGGTGAGTCCAGAAATGTCACTTATTTCCTTGGATTTTACCCAACGACCCTCTTCAGGTATTGGTGCAGGACCATGATCCGCTCCCTTATGAACAGGACACATATTTTCAATTTCCTTTGAGTAAATCATTTCAATCTCCACTTAAAAATCTTAGAATTTTTTTAAAATTATTAAAAAAGATTTTAGAAAATAATTTAATAATTTTATAATCTTTATATAATTATATTTGTCTTATTCAGTATATAATATTTGATTTTTAAGTGTAAAAAATAGAAAAAAAGGAAAAATGGAAGTAAAAAAAATAAAAAAAAGAAGTTGAATAAAAAATTTTATTCCAAATCAACAAAATTCTTTAGTATCTTCAATCCAGGAACTCCACTTTTTTCAGGGTGGAACTGGGTTGCAAATACATTGTCCTTTGAAACAGATGCAGTCAAGTCAGTACCATAGTCAACTACTGCAGACAAATTCTCATCATCATCAAGGACCGCATGATATGAGTGGACAAAATAGAAATCCTTGCCATCTACACCATCTAAAATAGGACATTCTTTCACTTGCTTCAATTGATTCCATCCCATATGAGGGATTTTTCTCCCTTCAGGAATCTTTTCAACATGACCTTTGAAAATGTCAAGCCCTTTCACTCCAGGGGTTTCATCACTAGTTGTCAACAATACTTGAAGACCTAAGCAAATACCTAAAAATGGCTTTCCATCATCAATATGCTCGTAT is a genomic window containing:
- a CDS encoding 4Fe-4S dicluster domain-containing protein; amino-acid sequence: MGIFSFFKRDKSEEKKKENNAAESHIEINRENCKACQRCVSVCPNNSFLIVDGKSSLKEDYICRDCKVCVAACPNECINFVNFNS
- a CDS encoding carbon starvation CstA family protein, with amino-acid sequence MISFFICLFALILSYVIYGHFLEHIVGVDETAETPAYRLNNGVDYVPMNKYKLLLIHFLNIAGLGPIFGAIQGALFGPAAFLWIVLGTIFVGGVHDFFSGVMSVRKDGFSMPAIISEYLGETVRKFIAFVIIVTGILVAAVFATGSADLLSNLTHVDTFIWLIVIFAYFLIATLFPVDKIIGKIYPIFGFLFLIMAIVLIVALLFNPNYTIPEFTTGGLYLTTKSIFPYLFVTIACGAISGFHSSQSPIVARCMENEKDMRLVFYGAMVVEGILALIWAAIAMSFFHGQPQLATIYGATPGVGVSEMAQTLVGPIGLIFAVIGVVICPITTGDTALRSARITIADEFKLNQKRFTSRLQIALPLFILSFLITFVDFTLIWRYFAWAQLITAVAVLLSATVYLMDNRKHFIITFAPAILCTAIAIAYILQAPEGLGLDSNIANMISVIGTAIISGYFIYKCKK
- a CDS encoding GGGtGRT protein; its protein translation is MSLFESYERRIDQIVPVLEKYGMKDLEEARDICLEKGFNPYDIVKSVQPICFENACWAYTLGAAIAIKKDCKKASEAATAIGEALQAFCIPGSVADDRKVGLGHGNLASMLLSDETECFAFLAGHESFAAAEGAIGIANSANKVRKEPLRVILNGLGKDAALIISRINGFTYVQTEFDYFTGEVKVVREKAYSDGERAKVRCYGADDVREGVAIMHLEGVDVSITGNSTNPTRFQHPVAGTYKKECVLEGKKYFSVASGGGTGRTLHPDNMAAGPASYGMTDTLGRMHSDAQFAGSSSVPAHVEMMGLIGMGNNPMVGATVAVAVAVEEALK
- the hisH gene encoding imidazole glycerol phosphate synthase subunit HisH, with amino-acid sequence MITIIDYKSGNLRSISNSFKKIGAEAIITSDPSEIANAKHLVLPGVGAFGTAMENIGPYKDVIYEHIDDGKPFLGICLGLQVLLTTSDETPGVKGLDIFKGHVEKIPEGRKIPHMGWNQLKQVKECPILDGVDGKDFYFVHSYHAVLDDDENLSAVVDYGTDLTASVSKDNVFATQFHPEKSGVPGLKILKNFVDLE
- a CDS encoding AIR synthase-related protein is translated as MDIEGFVRGRLTKGEDEDELKSILAERIREFKDVSEEHSILMAESVIDEVKITMELNNTEDEFLRDIITVPKANVGMGKMGVGSRGAGDFFVHRKIAEIVKSTNTESVVDPNAQDDGGVVKVPAPGDNVYITTAVDGIHSRLSEYPFLGGFHVTRATLRDVCVMGADPVAILSDLHLADDGDIGKLFDYTAGVCAVSELIDVPLVAGSTLRVGGDMVLGDRLVSCVGSVGVSQYPPTARKGASVGDIILQTEGAGGGTITTTALYNGYFDVVWDTMNISFVKASKALFEADLVKDVHAMTDVTNGGLRGDAHEICETTGVGLEFYHDKIKSTVAPNVLKMLEDLDIDPLGVSTDSLMLIVPPEIAEDVKKVVSDVGVYITEIGKVDDEGTPRLVKEDGSVEKLVPLFREAAYTKIKKLVGDTTPEDFEIMKDKVQKAADNSIKKKERVIDYILSNNK